A genomic region of Miscanthus floridulus cultivar M001 chromosome 3, ASM1932011v1, whole genome shotgun sequence contains the following coding sequences:
- the LOC136545483 gene encoding sugar transport protein 8-like, with product MAGGFAVSKSGADIREFKGKITWYVWICGIIAATSGLMFGYDIGISGGVTAMDDFLLLFFPSVYARKHRAKENNYCKFDDQRLQLFTSSLYLAALVASFAASRACTRFGRKRTMQAASVFFLGGTALCAFATNLAMLIVGRVCLGVGVGFGNQAAPLFLSEIAPAHIRGALNILFQLNVTIGILLASIVNYFASRVHPLGWRYALGGAAVPAAALFLGSLVITETPTSLVERGRDDAGRRTLEKIRGTADVDAEFEEIRAACDLARALSEEEKPYRRLMRPESRPPLVIAVAMQVFQQFTGINAIMFYAPVLFQTMGLGTDSSLLSAVVTGGVNVVSTVVSIILVDKVGRRKLLLEACVQMLVAQTAVGGIMLVHVRADNEPSRSWAVAIVVLICVYVSSFAWSWGPLGWLIPSETFPLETRTAGFSFAVSSNMLFTFLIAQAFLSMMCSMHAFIFFFFAVWIVAMATFVLALLPETKGVPIDEMVDRVWRRHWFWKRCFANADEARVNDNC from the exons ATGGCCGGGGGTTTTGCCGTCTCCAAGTCCGGCGCCGACATCCGGGAGTTCAAGGGCAAGATCACCTGGTACGTCTGGATCTGCGGCATCATCGCCGCCACCAGCGGCCTCATGTTCGGCTACGACATCGGCATCTCCG GTGGAGTGACGGCCATGGACGACTTCCTGCTGCTCTTCTTCCCATCCGTGTACGCGCGGAAGCACCGCGCGAAGGAAAACAACTACTGCAAGTTCGACGACCAGCGTCTCCAGCTCTTCACCTCCTCGCTCTACCTGGCGGCGCTGGTGGCCAGCTTCGCGGCGTCGCGCGCGTGCACGCGGTTCGGCCGCAAGCGCACCATGCAGGCCGCCTCCGTCTTCTTCCTGGGCGGCACGGCGCTCTGCGCCTTCgccaccaacctcgccatgctcATCGTGGGCCGCGTCTGCCTCGGCGTCGGCGTGGGGTTCGGCAACCAGGCGGCGCCGCTGTTCCTGTCGGAGATCGCGCCGGCGCACATCCGCGGCGCGCTCAACATCCTCTTCCAGCTCAACGTCACCATCGGGATCCTCCTCGCCAGCATCGTCAACTACTTCGCGTCGCGCGTCCACCCGCTCGGGTGGCGGTACGCGCTGGGCGGCGCCGCCGTCCCCGCAGCGGCGCTGTTCCTGGGATCGCTCGTCATCACCGAGACCCCCACCAGCCTCGTGGAGCGCGGGCGGGACGACGCCGGGCGCCGGACGCTGGAGAAGATCCGCGGCACCGCCGACGTGGACGCCGAGTTCGAGGAGATCCGGGCGGCGTGCGACCTGGCGCGCGCGCTCAGCGAGGAGGAGAAGCCCTACCGCCGGCTGATGCGGCCCGAGAGCCGCCCGCCGCTGGTGATCGCCGTTGCCATGCAGGTGTTCCAGCAGTTCACGGGCATCAACGCCATCATGTTCTACGCGCCGGTGTTGTTCCAGACCATGGGCTTGGGGACGGACAGCTCCCTGCTGTCGGCCGTCGTGACCGGCGGCGTCAACGTGGTGTCCACCGTCGTCTCCATCATCCTCGTCGACAAGGTCGGCCGGCGGAAGCTCCTCCTGGAGGCGTGCGTGCAGATGCTGGTGGCGCAGACGGCCGTGGGCGGTATCATGCTGGTGCACGTGCGCGCCGACAACGAGCCGAGCCGGTCGTGGGCGGTGGCCATCGTGGTGCTCATCTGCGTCTACGTGTCCAGCTTCGCCTGGTCGTGGGGCCCCCTGGGCTGGCTCATCCCGTCGGAGACGTTCCCGCTGGAGACGCGCACGGCGGGGTTCTCGTTCGCCGTCAGCTCCAACATGCTCTTCACCTTCCTCATCGCGCAGGCGTTCCTGTCCATGATGTGCTCCATGCacgccttcatcttcttcttcttcgccgtGTGGATCGTCGCCATGGCCACGTTCGTGCTCGCGCTGCTGCCGGAGACCAAGGGCGTGCCCATCGACGAGATGGTGGACAGGGTCTGGCGCCGCCACTGGTTCTGGAAGAGGTGCTTCGCCAACGCCGACGAGGCCAGGGTCAACGACAACTGCTAG